One genomic region from Chrysemys picta bellii isolate R12L10 chromosome 16, ASM1138683v2, whole genome shotgun sequence encodes:
- the LOC135975955 gene encoding uncharacterized protein LOC135975955: MESSQDRKRAPAWTEREVRDLLAIWGDEAVIAELRSSKRNGKVLEKISKAMKDRGHNRDTQQCRVKIKELQQAYHKAREANGRSGAEPQTCRYYAELHAILGGAATTTPTVCYDSLTGETHREDGSGNEEDEDGGTVGSSQQQGSGETGFPNSQDMFVTLDLEPVTPELTQDPQGTQETSAANVSPSQRLVNIRKRKRRTRDDMFTELQMSAHADRAQQNAWRQSMSEMRKAQYEREERWRAESRDEQSKWRAEDDRWRQLADRRQEAMLRLLEHQTDMLERMVELQERQQEQRPPLQPLCNQQPSSPSSIASSPRRPRTRCGGLRPPSHSAPDDRPSIRRLAFNKS; the protein is encoded by the exons atggagtcctcccaggatcgcaaaagagctccagcatggaccgaacgggaggtacgagatctgctcgccatatggggagatgaagcagtgatagctgaactccgtagcagtaaaagaaatggaaaagtattagaaaagatctccaaggccatgaaggaccgaggccataacagggacacacagcagtgccgcgtgaaaattaaggagctacagcaagcttaccacaaagccagagaagcaaacggaaggtccggggcagagccgcaaacttgccgctactacgcggagctgcatgcgatcctagggggtgcagccaccactaccccaaccgtgtgctatgactctctcactggagaaacacacagggaagacggttcggggaacgaggaagatgaggatggaggtactgtaggtagctcacagcagcaaggaagcggagaaaccggtttccccaacagccaggatatgtttgtgaccctggacctggaaccagtaacccccgaactcacccaagaccctcagggcacacaggagacctctg ctgcaaatgtttctccttcgcagaggctcgtgaacattagaaagagaaaacgtaggacgagggacgatatgttcacggagctgcagatgtccgcccacgctgatagagcacagcagaatgcgtggaggcagtcaatgtcggagatgagaaaagcccaatatgaacgagaggagaggtggcgggctgaatcgcgggatgaacagagcaagtggcgggctgaagacgataggtggcgtcagcttgcagacagacgtcaagaggcaatgctccgtctgctggagcatcaaactgatatgctcgagcgtatggttgagttgcaggaaaggcagcaggagcagagaccgccgctacagcccctgtgtaaccaacagccctcctccccaagttccatagcctcctcaccaagacgcccaagaacacggtgcgggggcctccgtccacccagtcactccgccccagatgatcgcccaagcatcagaaggctggccttcaataagagttaa